A section of the Thunnus albacares chromosome 6, fThuAlb1.1, whole genome shotgun sequence genome encodes:
- the lrfn1 gene encoding leucine-rich repeat and fibronectin type III domain-containing protein 1, with the protein MDRLVLCVLLCAALVKGYSCPGRCICQHLSPTLTLLCAKTGLLFVPPTIDRKTVELRLTDNFITIIRRKDFFNMTSLVHLTLSRNTISQITPHAFVGLRSLRALHMDGNRLSVIKSDHFKGLINLRHLILGNNQIHQVAHTSFDEFVSTIEDLDLSNNNLRTLPWEAIARMTNINTLTLDHNLIDHIGAGTFTLLTKLVRLDMTSNRLQKLPPDSLFQHAQVLSDAKGSSSSTLAVSFGGNPLHCNCELLWLRRLTREDDLETCASPEHLMDKYFWSIQEEEFICEPPLITKHTVTKPYVMEGQGVTLKCKAVGDPDPDIHWRSPDGKLVHNNSRTILYENGTLDILITTLKDSGAFNCVASNAAGIDTAAVEINMIPLPLFVNNTGHMREDPGLSDITTSSKSGNDTKGYDKQDRRVMVNELTSSSAVIRWPSERHIPGIRMYQIQYNSTADDTLVYRMIPSTSKNFLINDLAAGREYDLCVLAVYDDGITSLTATRVVGCVQFHTASEVSQCRFMHSQFLGGTMIIIIGGIIVASVLVFIIILMIRYKAYSSPEDSKTKVSSTMHSQTNGSQQRLQRSTSKQPSDEGQREAEAPKECMALVLRVDNEKKEDPAATTAILEVELPPLTVEKMKRRTSLDAQHSGPPSEDTQTDSSLTGSTMSLCLIGPNAGTNEAPRLKDKKSSLANMGLLPNELARTRHRFSFDGGDYSIFQSHSYPRRARTRWHKSTNQLNVESSPLANRRVTFSSTEWMLESTV; encoded by the exons ATGGACCGGCTGGTTCTGTGCGTGCTGCTGTGTGCAGCTCTGGTGAAGGGATACAGCTGTCCCGGCCGCTGCATCTGCCAGCACCTCTCCCCCACTCTGACTCTGCTCTGTGCTAAGACTGGCCTGTTGTTTGTGCCCCCCACCATTGACCGCAAGACCGTTGAGCTGCGGCTCACCGACAACTTCATAACCATCATCCGCAGGAAAGACTTTTTCAACATGACTAGTTTGGTCCACCTCACCCTGTCCCGCAACACCATCAGCCAGATCACCCCCCATGCCTTTGTCGGCCTGCGATCCCTGCGGGCGCTCCACATGGATGGAAACCGCCTGAGTGTCATAAAGAGCGACCACTTTAAAGGCCTGATCAACCTGCGCCACCTCATCCTCGGAAACAACCAGATCCACCAGGTGGCCCACACCTCCTTTGATGAATTTGTTTCCACCATAGAGGACTTGGATCTTTCCAATAACAATCTGCGCACCCTGCCCTGGGAAGCCATAGCCAGAATGACCAATattaacacactcacactggaCCACAACCTGATTGACCACATTGGTGCTGGGACTTTCACGCTGCTCACCAAGCTGGTCCGCCTGGACATGACCTCCAACAGACTGCAGAAGCTGCCACCAGACAGCCTGTTCCAGCACGCTCAGGTCCTGTCTGACGCCAAGGGCTCCAGCTCCTCCACTCTGGCTGTGAGCTTTGGTGGAAACCCTCTTCACTGTAACTGTGAGCTGCTGTGGCTGCGCAGGCTGACCAGAGAGGATGATCTGGAGACCTGCGCCTCACCAGAACATCTCATGGACAAATACTTCTGGTCCATCCAAGAGGAGGAGTTTATCTGTGAGCCTCCATTGATCACCAAACATACTGTCACTAAGCCGTATGTGATGGAGGGGCAAGGGGTGACTCTTAAATGCAAAGCCGTGGGTGATCCAGACCCAGACATTCACTGGCGGTCACCAGACGGCAAGTTGGTGCATAATAATTCCCGCACCATCCTGTATGAAAATGGCACCCTTGATATTCTCATCACCACTCTGAAGGACAGCGGGGCATTTAATTGTGTGGCATCCAATGCCGCAGGCATCgacacagctgctgttgagATCAACATGATCCCCTTACCCCTGTTTGTTAACAACACAGGCCACATGCGTGAGGACCCTGGACTCTCAGATATCACCACCTCCTCCAAATCTGGCAATGACACCAAGGGCTACGACAAACAGGACAGGAGGGTGATGGTCAATGAGCTGACCTCCTCCTCCGCTGTGATCCGTTGGCCATCTGAGCGCCATATCCCCGGCATTAGGATGTACCAGATACAGTACAACAGCACAGCAGATGACACTTTGGTGTACAG AATGATCCCATCTACCAGCAAGAATTTCTTAATCAATGATCTGGCCGCAGGGCGGGAATATGACCTTTGTGTGCTGGCGGTTTACGACGATGGCATCACATCATTAACAGCCACACGTGTGGTTGGCTGCGTGCAGTTCCACACGGCCAGTGAGGTCAGCCAATGCCGCTTCATGCACAGCCAGTTCCTGGGAGGCACTATGATCATCATTATCGGTGGTATAATTGTTGCTTCAGTGCTGGTGTTCATCATCATCCTGATGATCCGCTACAAGGCCTACAGCAGCCCAGAGGACAGCAAAACCAAGGTCAGCTCCACCATGCACTCCCAGACCAATGGTAGCCAGCAGCGGCTACAGCGCTCCACCTCCAAGCAGCCTTCTGACGAGGGCCAGCGTGAAGCCGAGGCACCCAAAGAGTGCATGGCGCTGGTGCTGAGGGTGGACAACGAGAAGAAGGAGGATCCAGCAGCCACCACTGCCATCCTGGAGGTGGAGCTGCCTCCTCTGACTGTagaaaaaatgaagagaagaacCAGCCTGGATGCACAGCACTCCGGTCCCCCATCTGAGGACACGCAGACGGACAGTAGCCTGACAGGCTCCACCATGTCCCTGTGTCTCATAGGCCCGAATGCTGGCACCAATGAGGCTCCGAGGCTCAAGGACAAGAAAAGTTCCCTGGCCAACATGGGATTACTCCCTAATGAGCTGGCACGAACTAGGCACAGATTCTCTTTTGACGGAGGGGATTACTCCATATTTCAGAGTCATAGTTACCCACGCAGAGCGAGGACGAGGTGGCACAAGTCCACCAACCAGCTCAACGTGGAGTCATCGCCGCTCGCCAACAGGAGAGTTACATTCAGCAGCACTGAGTGGATGCTTGAGAGCACAGTCTGA
- the nkapd1 gene encoding NKAP domain containing 1: protein MSKQPLGKTLLRNVIRHTDAHNKIQEEMEMWKMRGWEVQASHHKHLPATECVRGRMHCDRVPDESRDQSRSRERVSDHDDREARYWTRKLYEFEANDPDRWGHSGFKELYPEEFISDSEKNSSTKKIGRHKIKKSKSGTETSLSKHSKKSSQKKKKKKKKKKKDEEGKRKKATCSSTSSDRSSDDSSATKDKQRRKRTKSRHKNKKTSKSRGREEDSSSGDSDDHDNRERERQTHSRKRRKQDSHKDSGLDSKKKRRKNWKAAGEESSDDSSGD from the exons ATGTCAAAGCAGCCGCTGGGCAAGACGTTGTTGAGGAATGTAATCCGCCACACAGACGCTCAcaacaag ATccaggaggagatggagatgtGGAAAATGCGAGGCTGGGAGGTCCAAGCATCTCACCACAAACATTTGCCAGCTACGGAGTGTGTAAG GGGACGTATGCATTGTGATCGAGTGCCAGATGAATCTAGAGACCAGAGTCGAAGCAGAGAGCGCGTCTCGGACCATGATGACAGAGAGGCTCGATACTGGACTCGCAAACTGTATGAATTTGAGGCCAATGATCCTGACAG ATGGGGACATAGTGGCTTCAAGGAGCTTTATCCTGAGGAGTTTATAAGTGACAG tgaaaAAAACAGTTCCACAAAGAAGATTGGGCGacacaaaattaaaaagtcCAAGTCTGGTACAGAAACGAGCTTATCAAAACACTCCAAAAAGTCCTctcaaaagaagaagaaaaagaaaaagaagaagaagaaagacgaGGAAGGAAAACGAAAGAAAGCGACGTGCTCGAGCACGAGCAGCGACCGCAGCAGCGATGACAGCAGTGCGACCAAAGacaagcagaggaggaaaaggactAAAAGTCgacataaaaataagaaaacttcaaaaagcagagggagagaggaggacagcagCTCAGGGGACAGCGATGATCATGACaacagagaaagggagagacagacacacagtcgCAAAAGGCGAAAGCAGGACTCCCACAAAGACTCAGGTTTAGACTctaaaaagaagaggaggaaaaactgGAAAGCAGCAGGTGAGGAGAGCTCGGATGATAGTTCGGGAGACTga